The DNA sequence GTTCAGCAACAGTCaaaagcacctttttttcagtgtaaaaagcTCTACAGCTCCTGGTTCAATCAATTCCACATTTCAATTCATGTAGATAGgactttcatttcattttttttttttttttcattggctTCATCTTAATTTGCGAAATATTGCTCAGATTGTGTCATTTATCTACTTCTATATTTTCGTACATTGGCCATTTCTTTGGGGACCGTTTTGTACGCGCACCTGTCATTTTTTAACCTTGAAGAGGTCCGTAATATTCGTGACACTTACCCAATTGGATGTCCCAGACTGACAGCTCCACCATTGGGATTGACCGTCTGCGGATCAAGGTTCAACTTTTTTATGGCGGCCAGGACGACAGCACTGAATGCTTCGTTGATTTCCCACTGGCTGATGTCATCTGTTTTTAAATTGTACTTGGCTAGGagctgaaaacatgaaaaaggtTTCAATTAAATACATCATCATCATTAGAGCCTATCATTAGTGACCTATAGAGATCCTGCGCAGAAAATCAAGGGATTTTGTGGTGACTGAAATTCAATATtatttgggctacattttgaaatcaggaactacaatttctgtctcattttaaaaacaacatatgtgccattagtttttttACGCGAATGGTAGTTTTTgcagagccagaaattgtagcttctaattgcaaaatgaagtctatttggttccttattgcgaaatgtaatccagtttATTAACACAATTTGGTGATCGATAGTGCTGCTGATCAAAAATAAACTCTTTTGGTTCGAACAGATCTTATTTTTTATTGCTGATTTTTAAGTTTCAACCGTGATATCTGAAGAAATTTAACCATTACCTTGGGAATGCCTAAAGCTGGAGCGAGTGGAAAATCAATAGGGTCTGTTGCAGCATCAATGGCACCGATGATCCTTGCAATCGGTTCAGACCCTACTCCTTTGGCTGCAGCCTCTGATGCTAGAACCACAGCCGCACCTCCATCATTCAACGTAGATGCATTGCCGGCTGTAATTGTCCCGTTTTCTTTCTGAAAACAAACACttcttttgttaaaaaattatgcCAAAATATTTGCGCATTAAATGTACTGAGTATAAATTGCAGTTATCATTCTCAAACTTTTCGCACCAATTGTTGGATACAAAGAAATTTTGGGAGACAAATGAACAGTATAAGGTATTGAACAGCCTCAGGCAGACATGACAGATTCAGATAGTTCTTGTTGTCTCATGCCTGTGGTTCTCACTGTTTTTGAGAGCATTCAAACCTTTAATACTGTTGAATTTCAGTCCAGTTGGGGAAATTTTAGCTTTTATGAAGACAATTAAGAGTTTAGACCATGATCTCtattaatgaaaagaaaaacaagatggGCATCTGATATTAAATTAACCTGGGTTAGAAATTAATCGCACAACTTAGAGATTCTTTTACACTCTTCTACATTAATTCAGTCTGGTGCTGGCATTAGCTTTTAAATCTTTTACAATAAGTGCAAGTTATGTGTTTTAAAAAAGAGGatgatcaaagaaaaaattactattCCAGAGAGAGTGAAGCCATGAGTGCAGAGTAGACATTATCTTGGCTTCAAACTTTGTATGAGTGCATCAAATTCAATGAAATCTAGTTTCTACAATCAAGAAATGAAATGATTACCAAAAATGCAGGCCGCAGTGAggtaaacttttcaaaattgatctTCCGGTACTCTTCATCTTCAAATACTTCTTGTTTgcttcctaaaaaaataaaggaaaattttttagtttttaatagaataaaaaaagattCCTCTTTAAGTTCATAAGCTTATGAACCACTGCGGAAGGTGCTGTCTGATAGCTGTTAAAACTTACACTTAAAGCACTATGGCCATTTCAATTTACACCATCTTCAagcacaaaattaaaaagaatttcGAAACATAAGTGAACACAAATGCTATAAGTGCCCTTGCAGATTACATCGTATTTTGGGACACTGATGACGGCCACTTCATTTGCTCTGGGCAATCAGTTGGTCGAGGTAAGAGTGAGTCTTTTCCACTCATACATTGGGATAGCAAGAAATTAAAAACATCTCAAAAACTAATTACTTTATAAAGTTATTGTACCTTTTTTGACAGGAACCTCTACAGGAGTTAATTCAGCTGAGATGCGACCACTACTGTAAGCTGCGGCAGACTTTTTGTAACTGTTAAGTGCATATTCATCCTGTTCCTCTCGagagatgccaatttttttcactgTATTTTCGGCACAGTTACCCATATGAATTTTGTTGTACACATCAGTCAGTCCATCGAAGACAATACCATCCTGGAAAGAAAATGAAGTCATGAGATTGAATTtggttaaaaaagaaaatttatacataagtctgaaattggttaaaaaagtaagaaactTTAAGTAAACGATTAAATCAGTAGTGGCAATGGGTGCATGATGGAATTTGTCACAAAGCCCGGTTAGATTCAaacgttgcctacgagaatggagaggccgtaactagtcagttctgtgacgtcaagctagtagatatttaccgaaaacaacaagcatctccgggtcatcagtgcatcgatgagtgaggcagtcgctgcgtggaccaatcagagtggctctcgatcggccaaagttgcgcgagcggcccgtttgaatctgagtggagtaacgatttttggtattacgcattcatttcctcgatatttagacaatgtcacaaatgaactagttagttttctaaagtgaaattacatcttctttctaaacggttcttatgaaattttgcatcagatcaaccctgaaagagatatcggcgagaaatcatcgcgcggcaagcgttctcccataagaacgcgtgttaaaccgcggccgagtttcatctactagtgtgacgtcacagaattgtagttacggcctctccattctcgtaggcaacgatTCAAATTAGACACACCCCACTCCCAACTTAGAGAAAAGTGTTGTcttacctattttcaaaaaataaaggaagactAAGATGATAAAACATTTaacgtcaatttttttgaaagatagATGTGCCTTACAGAACTAAAAAGGCACGATCCCATTTTCGATTAAACATGGCATGATTTTACTTGATATGCAAAGGAGGTTTTGATCCAAAATTATCAGGGGTTCTTGAAAAAAGTTGAACGGCTTGAAACATGTTCAGTTATCCATTTAACACTTCTTTGTTCATTCGCTTTTTTCTACTGTGAAAAAAACGAAACATACTTGCAAGAGAACGCCTCCATAGGGTGTATCGCCTCTCCGAAGGTAGAAAGGCACATTAGACATGGATTCCATACCTCCAGCGACcacaatttcattttgattgaGTGTAATGGTCTGGGCTCCGATGGAAATTGCTTTCAAACCAGATGCACAAACTTTATTGACGGTGGTTGCCTCAGCAGAGGTGGGAATACCTGAAAAGATAGGAACATGATAGTTTCAacacaaaatgaaattttaaaactcaaagtcgaaacAAAAATTTCTGCCACTTCAGATTTTACCTCAGTGATAACTAAAACGAcagatgaaaaaaatagtataTTACCAGAGCAATGAAACAATCTATcggcgagccgattattgaaatttaaaccaggcCGATAAGACattgaattgcgatatattgcatggttgagatagggctatgtcttgtcgtgtcgggctgacatagtttcaataatcgggccgctggaCACTTGGGCCTAAATTCTGTTCCATATAGGGATGCCAAGATTGCTGAGCCACATAACCAGCAGGTAATAGTTAGATTGTTTTTGAATGATGTGAAGGGTCTAAAAAATgtgagattttttattctttataaatttgaggcaatagaatTTCGAGTAAATTTGCAGTTATTTGTGATAAACTGTTTAATACAGTTGACTTACACACCAAGAAAGAAGAGTGAAATGTACTGTTTATAGTACACTGAGATGTGAAagctggacgtatttatgctaaaaggaactatgtggatGTGGAaggatggggtgtgctcgtggaatcTGCAtcagaaacaatgtaaaagtggatatagttccttttgagaaaatgaaaaagcaggatttgacattaaatcaaaaggaactgagcgctaactcgagAACCGTGGACAtatgacaagagcgttgtggacagggctaaTGAGTTAAAGACTGACGACCCAGTCATCGTCGCTCCTCTTGCGCCTTGTCACGCCCGGtcctcaccgctgacgtcactggcacttttaaagtcccattcattcttatggcccgagcactaacgagcacaccccatctttccacttgtgTTCCGTTTCGCATAAATAGATCCAACTGCTAATTGGTTCAACGTTGTACCCTCAGTTGACTGGaaactgtgtaaaaaatattcctaactcaAGATTTCAGCGAGTTGAGCTTTCTTGACAAAAAATTCAGTCTGCCCGTAAATTCTTGGTAGTGCAAACTATTGATTTGCCTGCAACTAACAAAGGCATACATACTTATAACTTCCCACGGAAGACAGTTCGTATGAATTCCTCATGCAAGACATTTAATGTCTAATCACTTTGTACGCAAAATTTACTAATCATTTAGAAAAATATATGGAAAAAGAGGCAAAGAACTACTTCTTACCTGCAAAGATGGCTGCTTGTCTAGCTGGTGCTTGCCCCAAGCCAGCTGAACAGACGTTACCCATATACACATCGTCTACTTTGGTTGGACTTACTTTCGCTCTGTGCAAAGCTGCCTGAAAATTGGTTGGATAAAATTTAATTCTGTACACGCATAAAAttatattcagaattttcagttTCGAATCATTGCCTTCATTCAATTTAATGGAATTTAAAGCTGTAAAAAAGCTGTAAAGcataaaacatgtaaaaaataattccGAACGTTTCTAAAGTTGCTAAATTAAATGTCAAATTAAACTTTGCAATGTTGAAATGAATTGAGACCATTTAGTTCTCATCCTTTCaaattaattctttaaattcaattGAAAGAACTGTTCTCGACTACGAATAATAAGCCAAGTAAGTAGGTATTCATATTCCTTTCATGTAAAAGCAAAAATACTTGGATTCTTATTTTCTTATCCTGAAactgagaaattttaaaaattaatgttgaAAATAATTCAAGCTCTTCACACAGCCCTTACTTGTATAGCTAGGGCACCAAGCTCCGTGGCCGACTTAGGTCCCAGGGCGCTACGGAATGATCCCATTGGGGTTCGAGCAGCAGCCAGAATAAATACATCTTGAATAGATAAACTTCTGCTGGTTGAAAATGATCTGAGCTGCCTAAAATTCATCTGGAAAAAAAGAGCAAGAACGGCCTTAGATGTTAAATGAATGATCCTGAACGTTACTCAGACTACTGAATAAACTAACAAAAATAACAAAGTTATGGGTCCATTTACGTTTGAACCGTCATGGCAGCGATGTAATACAATAATGTAACTGTTAAATTAGCCTATTCTTTAAAGAATACTCTTGAAGTCAGTCAGCTTGTTTGTAGCCATAGAGTAGGTACATAGAGTTGTAATATAATGAAAAGGGCTGGGGTCGTGTTTTGGTAGATGAGTTCCGAGTCCGCCGTTGTGCGCCGAGATGCGGTCaccttttcgatacattttcgatccaaattGGCACACTTGCCCTCCATAACTAGCAATGAAATTCACCTCTCTATAGAGCAGATAGGTTTCATCTTACAGATTAGGGTTAACGGCTTTTAGAATGATGAACAAGATGACAAGGAGAAGAGATGAGGCTGAGGCATACTTACTTTAAGATTATTGTAATACAGTTTCAATGTTATAATACAAACACTATCAGGTTAGTGAAAATATTAGCAAATCATTGCTACTTAGTACAAACTGTGGTTTTAATACTTATGATAAGAATATATTTCATAATCTttatcactgagaaaaaacaccGTGTATGATGTAAACAAAAGTTTCTGTTGTAGTTGTCAAGTGGTTACAAATAATTATTACTTTCTGATCTGAAGTCCTctaaaatcagcaaattttTATATAGAATCTGACAATGTAGCATGATCATCCGTTCGACAACCAATTCGCCAATCAGATAAGAGATCTCAGCGCTGGGTTGAATTCAAAATTACCCGCGAAAAACGTTCATCCGCTCTTCACATTTTCTGCCCCACGAGGGTCAGTGAATCAGTGATTTATGAATCATAATGATTATTAATTAATGATTAAATTGGGAAGAGATTAATGTAGGTACTTAATCAGCTTAGCTATATTAGGTCCAGGATGCTTGTAATTC is a window from the Bemisia tabaci chromosome 5, PGI_BMITA_v3 genome containing:
- the Acat1 gene encoding acetyl-CoA acetyltransferase homolog, mitochondrial isoform X1, whose product is MNFRQLRSFSTSRSLSIQDVFILAAARTPMGSFRSALGPKSATELGALAIQAALHRAKVSPTKVDDVYMGNVCSAGLGQAPARQAAIFAGIPTSAEATTVNKVCASGLKAISIGAQTITLNQNEIVVAGGMESMSNVPFYLRRGDTPYGGVLLQDGIVFDGLTDVYNKIHMGNCAENTVKKIGISREEQDEYALNSYKKSAAAYSSGRISAELTPVEVPVKKGSKQEVFEDEEYRKINFEKFTSLRPAFLKENGTITAGNASTLNDGGAAVVLASEAAAKGVGSEPIARIIGAIDAATDPIDFPLAPALGIPKLLAKYNLKTDDISQWEINEAFSAVVLAAIKKLNLDPQTVNPNGGAVSLGHPIGMSGARLIVHLCHSLKKGEKGVASICNGGGGSTSLVIEKLGDPIKGPVLTLYTKYPCPLCDVLKDELKKSFNHRFSALREVNIAAPENSKWLDLYKNDIPVLFLNGIFVCKHRLDHEKIDEMLKKYESK
- the Acat1 gene encoding acetyl-CoA acetyltransferase, mitochondrial isoform X2, with product MNFRQLRSFSTSRSLSIQDVFILAAARTPMGSFRSALGPKSATELGALAIQAALHRAKVSPTKVDDVYMGNVCSAGLGQAPARQAAIFAGIPTSAEATTVNKVCASGLKAISIGAQTITLNQNEIVVAGGMESMSNVPFYLRRGDTPYGGVLLQDGIVFDGLTDVYNKIHMGNCAENTVKKIGISREEQDEYALNSYKKSAAAYSSGRISAELTPVEVPVKKGSKQEVFEDEEYRKINFEKFTSLRPAFLKENGTITAGNASTLNDGGAAVVLASEAAAKGVGSEPIARIIGAIDAATDPIDFPLAPALGIPKLLAKYNLKTDDISQWEINEAFSAVVLAAIKKLNLDPQTVNPNGGAVSLGHPIGMSGARLIVHLCHSLKKGEKGVASICNGGGGSTSLVIEKL